One segment of Natronosalvus halobius DNA contains the following:
- a CDS encoding sensor histidine kinase: MHEKLPCLLRWFGVLLLAVQAGEVLTHWVLGANVLVNGAFVMGAASTAIAAIGIIYGGYWLEGVQVSSRRYPRIAWWWIGGLVTFTLLNVGFMAVMPTESWGIVVGWTRWAVAFGAGVGLLLGVLEGRAIDQAITAERATVRSEQLEEQRTMLDYLNSVLRHEVLNSANIIDGYATQILEAESELDPEYRKHATIIHEEANEMSTVIADVRVLLETASGTHELYPVDLTRVLAEEVAKLTNRYGDVEVRTDVPDELVVQADELLPRIFGNVLSNAVTHNDANTPTVSVSAERMDDTVRVQIEDNGPGIRPDAIDSLFEREKGRGTTHGLGLYLVDELVSTYGGTVEVTETGPDGSQFTIDLPRTESSDDETVPEPIAA; the protein is encoded by the coding sequence ATGCACGAGAAACTCCCCTGTCTGTTACGGTGGTTTGGCGTCCTGTTACTCGCCGTCCAGGCCGGGGAGGTACTGACACACTGGGTTCTCGGTGCGAACGTCCTCGTCAACGGCGCCTTCGTGATGGGCGCGGCCTCGACCGCTATCGCCGCAATCGGGATTATCTACGGCGGGTACTGGCTGGAAGGAGTCCAGGTGTCGTCCCGTCGGTATCCCCGCATCGCCTGGTGGTGGATCGGCGGACTCGTCACGTTCACGCTACTCAACGTCGGATTCATGGCCGTCATGCCAACCGAATCGTGGGGCATCGTGGTGGGCTGGACGCGGTGGGCGGTCGCCTTCGGCGCCGGTGTCGGACTGCTCCTCGGCGTCCTCGAAGGACGGGCCATCGATCAGGCGATCACCGCCGAGCGAGCGACGGTCCGATCCGAACAACTCGAGGAGCAACGGACGATGCTCGACTACCTGAACAGCGTGCTCAGACACGAAGTGCTCAACTCCGCGAACATCATCGACGGATACGCGACACAGATCCTGGAAGCGGAGTCGGAACTGGATCCAGAGTACAGGAAGCACGCTACGATCATCCACGAGGAGGCAAACGAGATGAGCACGGTCATCGCCGACGTTCGCGTCCTCCTGGAGACGGCCTCGGGGACGCACGAGCTGTATCCGGTGGACCTCACTCGAGTTCTGGCCGAGGAAGTGGCCAAGCTCACGAACCGATATGGCGACGTCGAGGTTCGGACGGACGTCCCGGACGAACTCGTCGTCCAAGCCGACGAATTGTTGCCTCGCATCTTCGGGAACGTGCTCTCGAACGCGGTCACGCACAACGACGCCAACACCCCGACCGTGAGCGTCAGTGCTGAACGAATGGACGACACCGTCCGCGTTCAGATCGAAGACAACGGGCCGGGGATTCGGCCGGACGCGATCGACTCGCTCTTCGAGCGGGAGAAAGGACGAGGGACCACCCACGGGCTGGGGTTGTACCTTGTCGACGAACTGGTCAGTACCTACGGCGGCACCGTCGAGGTTACGGAGACGGGACCCGACGGAAGCCAGTTCACGATTGATCTCCCGCGCACGGAATCGTCGGACGACGAGACGGTGCCTGAACCGATCGCGGCATAA
- the purH gene encoding bifunctional phosphoribosylaminoimidazolecarboxamide formyltransferase/IMP cyclohydrolase has product MTRLAGLAGNRGRNLLNVADRAPGSAELAVVLTNDPDAPVLEAAAERGIPSEVVPLEDGMGRRDHERSVNAVLEGYDYDLVCLDGYMRILSDTFLEAQPTTLNVHPSLLPAFPGTDAWGDALETGVAVTGCTVHVVTDATDDDGEVVESEVDMGPIVTQEPVPVYEGDTREALKDRVLYEGEFRAYPRVVKWFAEGAVDVDLERGEVTVDGDEADGADGADGADEDGGLPARRLTSSDRLDTLRYGENPHQDAAIYADYTCEEASVVHAEQLNEGAKALSYNNYNDADGALNLIKEFDEPAAAVIKHTNPAGCATADTVAEAYDRALATDPMSAFGGIVALNRECDADTAAAITDSFKEVVVAPGYAEDALEILCEKKNLRVLDVGDLDGTSERFTEKPLVGGRLVQERDDQQLSTTDLEVVTDCEPTDEQLQTMVFAWQTLKHVKSNGILFAKGTETVGVGMGQVSRVDAVRLAAMKAEEHAEGKSAEGAVMASDAFFPFPDGLEEAAKAGIEAVIQPGGSVNDEDVIEAANELGMSMVFTGQRSFRHD; this is encoded by the coding sequence ATGACACGACTCGCCGGACTCGCCGGGAACCGCGGGCGAAATCTGCTGAACGTCGCCGATCGGGCGCCAGGTAGCGCCGAACTCGCCGTCGTCCTGACGAACGACCCCGACGCACCGGTGCTCGAAGCTGCCGCCGAACGCGGGATTCCATCGGAGGTCGTCCCGCTCGAGGACGGGATGGGCCGACGCGACCACGAGAGGTCCGTCAACGCCGTACTCGAGGGCTACGACTACGACCTGGTCTGTCTCGACGGCTACATGCGCATTCTCTCGGATACCTTCCTGGAGGCCCAGCCGACGACGCTCAACGTCCACCCGTCTCTGCTCCCGGCGTTTCCCGGCACGGACGCCTGGGGCGACGCTCTGGAGACTGGCGTCGCCGTTACGGGCTGTACGGTTCACGTCGTCACCGACGCCACCGACGACGACGGCGAGGTCGTCGAGAGCGAGGTCGACATGGGCCCGATCGTCACCCAGGAACCGGTGCCAGTCTACGAGGGTGACACCCGTGAGGCGCTCAAAGACCGCGTGCTCTACGAGGGCGAGTTCCGTGCGTACCCGCGGGTGGTGAAGTGGTTCGCCGAGGGAGCGGTGGACGTCGACCTCGAGCGAGGGGAGGTCACAGTCGACGGCGACGAGGCTGATGGAGCCGACGGCGCCGACGGAGCCGATGAAGATGGCGGGCTCCCGGCTCGACGCCTCACCTCGAGCGACCGCCTCGATACCCTGCGATACGGCGAGAACCCCCACCAGGACGCGGCTATCTACGCCGACTACACCTGCGAGGAGGCCTCCGTCGTCCACGCCGAGCAGTTGAACGAGGGAGCGAAGGCGCTCAGCTACAACAACTACAACGACGCCGACGGCGCTCTCAACCTGATCAAGGAGTTCGACGAGCCGGCCGCCGCGGTCATCAAGCACACGAACCCGGCCGGCTGTGCCACCGCCGACACCGTCGCCGAGGCCTACGACCGCGCGCTTGCGACGGACCCGATGAGCGCCTTCGGCGGCATCGTCGCCCTCAATCGGGAGTGCGACGCCGACACCGCCGCGGCGATCACCGACTCGTTCAAGGAGGTCGTCGTCGCTCCAGGCTACGCCGAGGACGCCCTCGAGATCCTGTGCGAAAAGAAGAACCTTCGGGTGCTCGACGTTGGCGACCTTGACGGCACCAGCGAGCGGTTCACCGAGAAACCCCTCGTCGGGGGCCGACTCGTCCAGGAGCGTGACGACCAACAGCTATCAACTACGGACCTCGAGGTCGTCACCGATTGCGAGCCGACCGACGAGCAACTCCAGACGATGGTCTTCGCCTGGCAGACGCTCAAGCACGTGAAGTCGAACGGCATCCTCTTCGCGAAGGGCACGGAGACGGTCGGCGTGGGAATGGGCCAGGTTTCTCGCGTCGACGCGGTGCGACTCGCGGCGATGAAGGCCGAGGAACACGCCGAGGGCAAGTCCGCCGAGGGCGCGGTAATGGCCTCGGACGCCTTCTTCCCGTTCCCGGATGGGCTCGAGGAGGCGGCGAAGGCGGGAATCGAGGCGGTGATCCAGCCCGGCGGTTCGGTCAACGACGAGGACGTGATCGAGGCGGCGAACGAACTCGGCATGAGTATGGTGTTTACGGGGCAGCGGTCGTTTCGGCACGACTGA
- the purB gene encoding adenylosuccinate lyase, whose product MTDIHALYAVSPLDGRYGSRTKPLTPYVSEAALMRARVRVEVEYLLALADLGATPLELESDERNYLRGLYESFDEEDAELIKTLEIEGYGGFDATNHDVKAVEYFVRHHLRDGSEASPWIHFGLTSEDVNNLAHRLLVRGAVEDVLLPALYDLRDTLTEMAQEHRDVPMLARTHGQPATPTTFGKECAVYAARLGRATARVSTATDALSGKLGGASGTYAAHVAAYPDVDWRAFAREFVTGLGLEFTPLSTQVNPCDDLAAVFDAFRGVNNVLLDLDLDVWLYVSDRYLGQEAVEGETGSSTMPHKVNPIDFENSEGNLSKANADLTFLADYVTTSRLQRDLSDSTVKRNVGAAFAHCLIGYGKTQVGLEKVVPNETVMREALQDTPAIIGEAVQTILRREGRDDAYEQVKALTRGREVTLEDFHDLFADLEVSEDVREELMALRPETYVGVASELVDGLEE is encoded by the coding sequence ATGACCGACATCCACGCGCTGTACGCCGTCTCGCCGCTCGACGGCCGCTACGGCTCCCGGACGAAACCCCTGACGCCGTACGTGAGCGAGGCCGCGCTCATGCGCGCCCGCGTCCGCGTCGAAGTCGAGTATCTGCTCGCGCTCGCTGACCTCGGGGCGACGCCACTCGAACTCGAGTCTGACGAGCGAAATTACCTCCGCGGGCTCTACGAGAGCTTCGACGAGGAGGACGCCGAGTTGATCAAGACGCTCGAGATCGAAGGGTATGGGGGATTCGACGCGACCAATCACGACGTCAAAGCCGTCGAGTACTTCGTCCGCCACCACCTCCGCGACGGCAGCGAGGCGTCGCCGTGGATCCACTTCGGGCTGACCAGCGAGGATGTGAACAACCTCGCCCACCGGTTGCTGGTCCGGGGGGCCGTCGAGGACGTCCTCTTGCCCGCGCTGTACGACCTTCGAGATACGCTGACCGAGATGGCCCAGGAGCACCGCGACGTCCCGATGCTCGCCCGAACGCACGGCCAGCCCGCGACGCCGACGACGTTCGGGAAGGAATGCGCGGTCTACGCGGCCCGCCTCGGGCGCGCGACGGCCCGCGTGAGCACAGCGACCGACGCGCTCTCCGGAAAGCTCGGCGGGGCCTCCGGCACCTACGCAGCCCACGTCGCCGCTTACCCCGACGTCGACTGGCGGGCGTTTGCCCGCGAGTTCGTCACCGGACTGGGCCTCGAATTCACGCCCCTCTCCACGCAGGTGAACCCGTGTGACGACCTCGCCGCCGTCTTCGACGCGTTCCGCGGGGTCAACAACGTCCTGCTCGACCTCGACCTCGACGTCTGGCTGTACGTCTCCGACCGCTACCTCGGCCAGGAGGCCGTCGAGGGCGAAACCGGCTCGTCGACGATGCCCCACAAGGTCAACCCCATCGACTTCGAGAACAGCGAGGGGAACCTCTCGAAGGCCAACGCCGACCTCACGTTCCTCGCCGACTACGTCACCACCTCCCGCCTCCAGCGAGACCTCTCGGACTCGACGGTCAAACGGAACGTCGGGGCGGCGTTCGCACACTGCCTGATCGGGTACGGCAAGACGCAGGTCGGCCTCGAGAAGGTCGTCCCCAACGAAACGGTCATGCGCGAAGCCCTCCAGGACACCCCCGCGATCATCGGCGAGGCTGTCCAGACGATCCTCCGGCGAGAGGGCCGGGACGACGCCTACGAGCAGGTGAAGGCGCTCACCCGCGGTCGCGAAGTTACCCTCGAGGACTTCCACGACCTGTTCGCCGACCTCGAGGTGAGCGAGGACGTCCGCGAAGAGCTCATGGCCCTGCGCCCGGAGACGTACGTCGGCGTCGCGAGCGAACTGGTCGACGGCCTCGAGGAGTAA
- a CDS encoding desampylase, which translates to MPDEDSPKTATLVLPDPIERAVLGDARASVPEECCGVLGGEFGPDTSRVRSHYPARNVADEPRTRYRIDPEEQLEIFERLEARGEGIVGFYHSHPRGPSGPSATDVEAAAWPDRSYVIASLEGSGGNDDAAVRSWRWRDASGEDGQFVRERLERP; encoded by the coding sequence ATACCGGACGAGGATTCGCCCAAGACGGCGACGCTCGTCCTCCCAGACCCGATCGAACGGGCGGTCCTCGGGGACGCTCGAGCGAGCGTCCCCGAGGAGTGCTGTGGCGTTCTCGGCGGCGAGTTTGGCCCCGATACGAGTCGCGTTCGGTCGCACTATCCGGCCCGGAACGTCGCCGATGAACCGCGAACCCGGTACCGAATCGATCCCGAAGAACAACTCGAGATCTTCGAGCGACTCGAGGCTCGAGGCGAGGGCATCGTCGGATTCTACCACTCCCATCCGCGCGGACCGTCGGGACCCAGCGCGACCGACGTCGAGGCGGCCGCCTGGCCCGATCGGTCGTACGTGATCGCCAGTCTCGAGGGCAGTGGTGGCAACGACGATGCAGCCGTCAGATCCTGGCGGTGGCGAGACGCGAGTGGCGAGGATGGGCAATTCGTGCGTGAGCGACTCGAGCGACCCTGA
- a CDS encoding cobalamin-binding protein — translation MRIVTTLPSATEIVCALGLEPVGVSHECDFPPAVRDRPSVTASRIDADASSGAIDEQVLEAAAGDGVYDVAVDTLDSLDPDLVVTQGMCDVCAVDEVVVERALEAIAADPEVLTTDPHSVADVLADVERVGEAAGVLERARDVVAALEERIDAVRTRTADIAPGDGERLRVAIFDWTDPVMIAGHWTAELVEWAGGRYGLADAGERSRPREWDEIRAYDPEIAIVAPCGFDLEQTAANLADLSDREGWDELAAVREGRVWALDGNQYLNRPGPRLVDTLEAIAPIVQPERFPEPPDESVAVPLDVLDRRLEVDP, via the coding sequence ATGCGCATCGTCACCACCCTTCCCTCGGCGACCGAGATCGTCTGTGCCCTCGGTCTCGAACCCGTCGGCGTCTCTCACGAGTGTGACTTTCCACCCGCCGTCCGGGACCGCCCGTCGGTGACGGCCTCCCGGATCGACGCCGACGCCTCGAGCGGCGCCATCGACGAGCAGGTGCTCGAGGCCGCCGCAGGAGACGGCGTCTACGACGTGGCCGTCGACACGCTCGACTCGCTCGACCCAGATCTCGTTGTCACCCAGGGAATGTGCGACGTCTGTGCGGTCGACGAGGTCGTCGTCGAACGCGCCCTCGAGGCAATCGCTGCCGACCCCGAGGTGCTGACGACGGACCCTCACTCGGTCGCGGACGTGCTCGCGGATGTCGAACGCGTAGGCGAGGCGGCGGGCGTCCTGGAGCGTGCTCGAGACGTGGTTGCCGCCCTCGAGGAGCGCATCGACGCTGTTCGGACTCGAACGGCCGACATCGCGCCCGGAGACGGAGAACGCCTACGGGTCGCCATCTTCGACTGGACCGACCCCGTCATGATCGCGGGTCACTGGACGGCCGAACTCGTCGAGTGGGCCGGCGGTCGGTACGGGCTCGCCGACGCGGGAGAACGCTCTCGTCCGCGAGAGTGGGACGAAATACGCGCGTACGACCCCGAAATCGCGATCGTCGCCCCCTGCGGCTTCGACCTCGAGCAGACGGCAGCCAACCTCGCGGACCTCAGTGACAGGGAGGGGTGGGACGAACTGGCTGCCGTCCGCGAGGGGCGCGTCTGGGCGCTCGACGGGAACCAGTACCTCAACCGGCCCGGTCCGCGGCTGGTGGACACGCTCGAGGCCATCGCACCCATCGTCCAGCCCGAGCGATTCCCGGAACCGCCGGACGAATCCGTTGCCGTCCCGCTCGACGTCCTGGATCGAAGGCTCGAGGTCGACCCGTGA